The nucleotide window GCGCTCCCCGGCGGCGCAGCGGCATTCCTCACCTACGACGTTTGGGTGAACGCCCCGACGACCTGGTACTACGTTCGACGCGTGGTGCGTCTCGACGATGGCGCGACGGTCGGCGCGCTCAGTGGGCGTAAGAAGGCGAATCCACCGGTCGCCACTTGCGTCTTCGGCAACGGCCGAGAGAGCGCTCGCGCAAACGTTTTGTCCGGCGGGGACCCGGGCAGCCAGATGCGCATGGTTGCGCCCATCGGCGGTGGTCAATGGGTCTGGTCGCTTCCGGCCAAGCTCCAATCCAAGACACCTATCGGGCTCGTGGAGTTCGACATCGACGCGAACGGTGGGGCGATGTTCATGACGGGAAAAGGCGGTGTCTGGGCCCTACTCGATCCAAAAGTGAACAACTGGACGCCCCTCGAGACACCATCGGCATCTTCGCGGGGTGCAGGACAAGGTGACCTTGCCGTGTGGACGGACTACCCGGCTTCCGGCCCCGCGCGGATCCTGGGATGGGCGCCGGACGGCAAGGGCGTACGAACTCTGTTTGACCCGGCGCCGCCGGGCACTTGCGCGCTGAACGTGACTCCCACCGCGATCGTCGGCATCGCGCTGGACGGCGGCAGTGGGTGTTCGACGCTGCCCGTAGCCACCAAGGGACGCTTCTGGTGGTCCCCCCGCAAGTACCAAGCGGCGGGCCCTGGCGCAACGCTTGGCCCCGACCTGCCGGGCGATGCCGTCGCGCCCTTGAACGTCGTGCCCGTGCGTGCGTGGGGCAACCATGTCGCTGTCGTGCTGGGCACGCTCAATGACGCCGGCGTCCTGGATGGTGGCGCGTATTTTCTGATAATGAACACCTCGACCGGGAAAATCTGGAGGCTCGGGGCAGCGCCCGGCCATAGTGTTCACCCGGACGCCTGGACATTGACCCCGACTCACTTCTACTACGGGGATGCGGAACCTGCGGACGGCCCCAAGATCGTGCGGCGCATGCTCAGGCTGGAGCTCGCGAAGCTCGACCAGGTCGCGAAACCCCAGAACTGAGGCGGGCGATGAAACTCGCGCCGGGGCTCGTGACGCTGGTCTTGCTCGCTATCGCGCTGCCTGCGCGTGCCGAGCTCAGTCCAGTGGTGGTCCATCCCGAACGGGAGCCTCGCGTGTTTCCACGGCGCTGGATCGAGCTCTCCACGCATTTCGCCGGCGCCGCCGGCAATTGCGCCGCACCGTGTGAAGGTGTCGAGAGTCTCGGCTACGCCGCGGGCGTCACTGCGCTGTTTCGTCCGAGCCGCAAGTACGCCGTTGCCGTTGGTTGGGATCGTGCCTGGTTTCGCTGGCAGCCGGAGAATCGCGATTCTCTGACCGTCCATGTGACCGTCCATCGGCTTGGCATGCGCTTCTATTTGCTCGATACGGCGCGCTTCGACGGCTGGCTAGAAGCCTCGGTGACCCAGCAGCTCTGGGGAGCCTCCGGGGATGCGAGCACAGCCGGCGCGGGCCCCGGCCTCGGGACAGGAGTGGGCCTCGACGTGTTCGTGTGGGACTACGTGAGGCTCGGCCCATTCGCGCGCTCCGACCTCGGCTTCCAAGACTCAGGGCCGACGTCGGGCGGCGGCGCGGTTGCGCCCTCGAGTGAGCCCCTGACTGCGCCGGCCATCCACTTGGTCTTCCAGCTCGGTCTGGCGGTAACCGTCACCTTCGGGCCAAGGAGCCAGCCCTAGCGGCGAGCGTCACGGCGCGTAGCAGCGGAACCCGATCTCTCCGAGGTTTTCGATCAGCAGCGTCAGCCTGCTCGAAACGTGGCATCGGTGGGCGCCGGAGCGCCGGCGCGGGGATCAGGACCAGGCTGCCTCAGCAGCGCGTTCTCGGCGATGAGCTCGTCGCGGGAGCGACGGACGTCGGCCACGAGCCCGCCGAGCACCGGCCACGGGCGAAGCGCTACGTCCAGTGCGCGGCCGGCGCTGCGCACGACGGCGGTCACGGCTGTCTTGGCTACTTGGTGCATCCGCGTTCGTCCACGCCATTGCTTTCACGCCGCTCGCCGGTACTCGTGATGCAGTCCGTTCAAGACGGGGCGCGCGATCACCGCACCGCGCCCCGCAGCCGCCGTCGAGCAGCCAGCCGGGATGAGTTGATCGATCCCTTGGTGAGTCCGGTCCTGATCAAAATAGCGCGCGTACTCGACGAGAATCTCGAGCAGCTGACGCTCGCCGAGCACCAGGACGTGGTCGAGGCACTCGCGACGGACACTCCCCATGAAACGTTCACAGAAAGCGTTCGCCTTCGGCGCCCGGACGGGCGTTTTCAGCACCCTCGTGCCGACTCCGCGGGCGACGCGGTCGAAGTCACCTCCGTACTTGTCGTCACGGTCTCGAATGATGAAGTGCGGCCCGACGCCAAACGCTGTGGCGTTGCGGAGTTGCTGTGCAACCCAGCTCGAGCTCGGGTTGCACGTGACGCCCACGCTCACGACCTTGCGCGATCCCAGCTCAATGACGACCCTGGGAAGTCCCAGAAGTGGGATGAAGAACGCGAAGAGTGGGCGGAACCAGAGGTCGAACGTCTGGATGAAGTCACACGCCCAGATCTGGTGCATGTGATTGCTCACGAAGGTCGCCCAGCTTTGGCCCGACGGCGGGCGCCCAGGCGTTCAAGGCGCGCTGGCACGCCCTCGATTACACCAGCGATCTGACCTTCTGGCGCGCCCGCAGCGTTCGGTCCGCGAAGTGCCAAGGCGCAGCTGAACTACTCGGTGATGGTCGGAGCCCACAACAACGATCTGGCGAAGCGTCTCGAGCTCAACGGCGAGGCAAAACGCCTGGCACCCCAGTGGCCCATGGCCCACGTGTATTACGGCGACACCCTGTGCCGGATGAACAAGCCGGAAGAGGCGTGGCCGCACTACGTGACGGGCTTCGAGCTCGGCCCCAACGATCCGAACCTGATTGCGCTGGGCATGCAGTGTTTGTGGGACCACAAGGCGATCGAGGCTCACCACGACGAGCTGCTCGATCTGGCGGAGAAACACCCCGGATCCTGGCTCAACTACTTCGCGATCGAGATCGTGTACCGAGGCGAAGAGCACAAGGGCGTCGAGAAGAAGTACCGCCCGCGGGGCTACGACGAGGGGCCGAAGAAGGATTGATGCCTCCCCTCGTCGCCGCTTCGCGGCGCCGGTCCCTCCTGACGCGGCAGCGCGCGCCGGCTGACGTCGCGCCAAGACCACGGCGCCCCGCCGATGGCGCGCGCTGCGCGCGTGGAGGGGACGTCGCTCCGCGCCTGTGACGACGTCGCTTCGATGACGGCGGCGGATGGGCGCCGGTGCCACGAGTGGCGATCGCCACTGGCGAAGGCGCTGTCGCCACCTCTCGGCGTGGGTGAAGTCGTCGAAATCGCAGGCGGGCGTCGCGGGCACGCCTGTTGCGAAGGCATGCCTCGTGTCCGGCACGCCGACGTACGCACGCCGCCGCCCGGAGGCGACCGCGCTCCACCAGGTCGTGCGCGACAATCTCCTCACGCTCTACGCTGCGGCGGAGGACGGCTTCGCCTCGCCGCTGCCCAGCTTCGTGAGGAAGAACTAGAAGGTTTCATCGACTGCGGCGTGCGCGCGCGTGGATTCGCCGTGCTCGCGTGCCCTGACTGCCGCGAGCAGAAGGTCGTTGCCTGGTCCTGAAGGGTCGCGGCTTCTGCACCTCGTGCGGAGGCCGCCGGATGACCTCCACCGCGGCAGATCTGGTGGAGCACGTGCTCCCCGACGTCCCGCTGCGACAGCTCGTGCTCACGCTGCCGTTCGAGCTGCGTGCTCGGCTCGCCTATGACGGCGAGCTCCTCGGCGCGGTGACGCGGACCTTCGTGGACTCAGTGCTCGCCTGGTACCAGCGACAGGCGCGAGCTCGCGGCGTCCCTGGCGGCAAGAGCGGCGCGGTCACGGTCGTGCAACGCGTCAACTCGGACTTGCGACTCAGCCCGCACCTGCACTCCCTGTTTCTCGACGGAGTGTTCACCGAAGACGAAGGCGGCGAGCTCGTCTTCCATCCGCTGCCCTTCCTCACCAACGACGACGTCGGTGGCATTCTCCAGATCGTGCGTGCGCGCGTCCTCGCGCTCTTGCGGCGCAAGGGCGTGATCGAGGACGACGCAGTCGCCCGCGACGCCAAGCTCGCTGACAGCGAGCCCGCCCTCGCCGCGCTCGCAGCCGCGTCCGTCACCGGCACGCTGCCCGCAGGTCCCGCCCTTCGCCGTCGAGACCCCATCCAGCTCCGCTGCGAGGCGGAGCTCCACACCAAGGCCCTGTGCGCCACGGAGGGTGGCTTCTCGCTCCACGCCGCAACGACGGCGAGGGCCGGCGATGCCGCGGGACGAGAGGCACTGTGTGCAAGTACATCCTGCGCCCGCCGATCGCGAACGAACGCGCCCAGCTCCTTGGCGACGACCTCGTGCGCCTCGTCCTCAAGAGGCCGTTCAGCGACGGGACCTTCGCGCTCGACCTCGACCCGCTCGCCCTCCTGGTGCGGCTCGCGACCACGGTGCCACCTCCCGGCTTCCACACCGTCAGGTACGCCGGCGTGCTCGCCGCCGCCAGCAAGTGGAGAGCCCGAGTCGTTCCCCCTCCGCCGTCGCCGGCACCCTCGGCGCATGCAGAAGGCGACCCGAGTTGCACGACGAGCTGCGCGACCTGCAGCCCGAAGGCGAAGGACAAGCCGGCCACCCATCGTTCGGGATATCGCCCTGGCGGAGCTGCTCATGCGCGCGTTCAAGATCGACGTCGAGCGCTGCGACAACTGCGGTGGGCGAATGAAGCTCCGTCACCTCGTCATGGCCACGGCCAGCATCGAGAGATACCTCGCGTGGCTCGGCGAGCCGTCCGATCCGCCACGCCTCGCACCCGCACGCGGTCCACCCTACTTCAAGCACCCCGCCATCCGCCGGCGGCTGGCCGACCCTGGCGAGCCTGCTCAGGCGGAGCTGTTCGACGCGCACTGACGCGCGCTCGAGGACGCAGACCTCCGTCCACTGCCCCGACTCGAGGACCTGCCCCCGAGCTCAGGTTCGAGCGAAGCACCCAACGGCCCCTTGGGCCCTCCGACTACGCCGGCCGGAGCCTTTCTCGCAACGACCTCGCCCTCTCTGGCCCTCGCTGCCGCCGCGCGCCCTCCATCGAGGGGGTGCTTGTAGAACCTACGCGCGTGGAAGCACACGTTCGGGTGATCCAA belongs to Myxococcales bacterium and includes:
- a CDS encoding transposase: MSNHMHQIWACDFIQTFDLWFRPLFAFFIPLLGLPRVVIELGSRKVVSVGVTCNPSSSWVAQQLRNATAFGVGPHFIIRDRDDKYGGDFDRVARGVGTRVLKTPVRAPKANAFCERFMGSVRRECLDHVLVLGERQLLEILVEYARYFDQDRTHQGIDQLIPAGCSTAAAGRGAVIARPVLNGLHHEYRRAA
- a CDS encoding transposase; the encoded protein is MTSTAADLVEHVLPDVPLRQLVLTLPFELRARLAYDGELLGAVTRTFVDSVLAWYQRQARARGVPGGKSGAVTVVQRVNSDLRLSPHLHSLFLDGVFTEDEGGELVFHPLPFLTNDDVGGILQIVRARVLALLRRKGVIEDDAVARDAKLADSEPALAALAAASVTGTLPAGPALRRRDPIQLRCEAELHTKALCATEGGFSLHAATTARAGDAAGREALCASTSCARRSRTNAPSSLATTSCASSSRGRSATGPSRSTSTRSPSWCGSRPRCHLPASTPSGTPACSPPPASGEPESFPLRRRRHPRRMQKATRVARRAARPAARRRRTSRPPIVRDIALAELLMRAFKIDVERCDNCGGRMKLRHLVMATASIERYLAWLGEPSDPPRLAPARGPPYFKHPAIRRRLADPGEPAQAELFDAH